CGGGCGATTCCACGCGCGACAAGATGCGCCAGATGTTCCGTCAGGGCAAACTGGACGACCGCGAAGTGGAAATGGAAGTGGAAATGCAGAGCGGGCCGCATCTCGAAGTCATGACCATACCGGGCATGGAAGAGATAGGCTCCCAGTTCAAGGACGTATTCAGCAAGGCCTTTCCTGCCAAGCGCAAGAAGCGCCGCATGCGCGTGGGCGACGCCTTTGCCCTGCTTATCGAGCAGGAAGCAGCACGGCTCATCGACCCCGACAAGGTGGCGGAACTTGCACGCGAGCGTGTGGAGCAGACGGGTATCATCTTCATTGATGAAATCGACAAGATCGCCAGTTCCGAACACGGGGGCAAAAGCGCCGACATATCCCGCGACGGCGTGCAGCGCGACCTGCTGCCCATAGTCGAAGGCAGCGTCGTGAACACGAAATATGGCATGGTGCGCACCGACCATATTCTCTTCATCGGTGCCGGTGCCTTTCACTATGCCAAGCCTTCTGACCTCATCCCCGAACTGCAGGGCCGCTTCCCGCTGCGTACCGAGCTTTCCGCTCTGGGCAAGGAAGAGTTTTTGCGCATTCTCAAGGAACCGCGCAACGCCCTCACCATCCAGTACAAGGCGCTTCTTGCCACGGAAGGTGTCAGCATTGACTTTACCGAAGACGGCCTTGAAGAAATTGCCGCCTTTGCCGAAATGACGAACCAGGAAACCGAGAACATCGGTGCCCGGCGTCTGTATACGATCATGGAACGTATTCTTGCGGAAATATCCTTTGAAGCGCCCGACCGTTCCGGCGATTCGCTTGTGATAGACCGTGACTTTGTGCAGCAGCAACTGGCCGATGTCCGCGAAGACCGCGACCTCAGCCGGTATATTCTGTAACCCCAGCCAGAACAATCCGATCCGTACGGGAGCATAGTGCATGGACCAGCATGAAAAAGACAAAATGAAGTCGCGGGTTCTTATCGAATCCCTGCCCTATATGCGTCAGTTCCACGGCGAGACCGTCGTCATCAAGTACGGTGGCCATGCAATGAAGGACGCTGAACTCGGCCGTGCCTTTGCTCTTAACATCGTACTGCTCAAGTATGTGGGCATCAATCCCGTGATCGTTCACGGCGGCGGCCCCCAGATTGGCAGAATGCTGGAAGCGCTGAACATTCAGAGCCACTTCCGCGAAGGACTGCGCGTTACCGACGACGCCACCATGGACGTGGTGGAAATGGTGCTCGTGGGCAAGGTGAACAAGGAAATCGTGAACATGCTCAACCTTGCGGGCTGCAAGGCAGTGGGGCTTTCCGGCAAGGACGGCAGGCTCATCCGCGCCCGCAAGATGGAGATGGTAATAGAGAACTTCAAGCGCACGCCGGAAATTATCGACCTTGGCAAGGTGGGCGAAGTGGTCGGGGTGGAAACCTCTCTGCTCCGCTCGCTTGAGCGCGACGGCTATGTGCCCGTCATCGCCCCCGTTGGCGTGGATGATGAAGGCGTCACCTACAACATAAACGCAGACGCCGTGGCCGGTGCCGTGGCCGGTGCGCTCAAGGCAAAGCGCCTGCTGCTGCTCACCGATGTTGCCGGCATACTGGACAAGAACAAGGAACTGCTCTCCTCGCTCACAGTGCGCCAGGTTCACGGACTCTTCGAACAGGGAGTGTTGCAGGGCGGCATGATCCCCAAGGTCAAATGCTGCCTTGAAGCCCTTGAAGAAGGTGTGGAAAAGGCCATGATCATCGATGGCCGGCTTGAAAACTCCGTGCTCCTTGAACTCTTCACCGACAAGGGTATCGGCACGCAGATCACGCATGACGCGTAAGCCCCGCCCTTTTCCCGCATCACAACAGACAGGCCCCTGCCGCTTCATGCAGCAGGGGCTTTTCCATTTCTTCATACAGCAAATATCATACTCAGTATTGGTACTTCGATTATACTGGTTAGTAATCAAAACTACCAGATCAGGTCATGGAGGCTTCCGTGAGCATTCGATTTCGACTGATACTTCCTGTATGTGCGCTGTTCCTCATCATCGTCGTCATGTTCGGCGGTACGGTATACGTTACACAGGATCAGGCAAAAGACGGGCTTGCCATCAACCTTGGTGGCAGACAGCGCATGCTGACCCAGAAGATTGCGAAGGAAACGTTGAGCTTCATAAGTGCGGACGACAAAGCCGCCGCAGAGAAACAGGTCCGCTCTTCCATGCAGATATTTGAAGTATCACTTGAAGCACTTGCAAATGGTGGCAGCGCCCCCCTCACTCTGGACATGGCCGGTCCCAAAGGCCTACTCCCTGCCCCCCCACCTGATGTGCACCTGCAGCTTGTTACCGGCAAGGAACTCTGGACCGAATACAAGGGCATGATTGAAGCAGCGTTGAAGAACGACACCAAGGTCGCCCGCAAGATCCCGGCCTTCAGCGTGCAGGTTCTGGCCGCCATGAACAAGGCCGTGGTCATGCTGCAGGCAAAGGCGGAAGCAAACATACGCACCCTGCTCATCATTCAGGCAAGCTGCCTCAGCTTTGCCATACTTGCGGCCACCGCTATCCTGATCACCCTCAAAAAGCGCATTCTCGCTCCACTGGCCCAGTGCCTGGGAGCCGCCAAGAATGTTGCGGGAGGTAATCTGGACACCCACATCCACGTGCCGGGCAACGACGAACTCGGTACTCTGGGCCATGCTCTGCAGACCATGATTGATCAGACCAGCCGGGTCGTCGCCAGTGTGCAGTCCAGCTCCCTGAGCCTGAACACGAGCATGAGAGAGCTTTCCAGATCAAGTCAGACCCTCTCGGAAGGTGCAACAGAACAAGCGGCAGCGGTTGAAGAAATCTCGGCCTCTGTTGAAGAGATGACCGCAAATATCAAACAGAATGCAGAAAACACGCGCAAGACAGAGCAAATGGCATTGCAGGCTGCCAAGGATGCCGAAGAAGGGGGAGAAGCGGTCAACAAGACCGAAGCGGCCATGAAGACCATTTCTGAAAAGATTGTCATTGTTGAAGAAATCGCACGGCAAACCAACCTTCTGGCACTGAATGCCGCCATAGAAGCCGCACGGGCAGGCGAACACGGCAAGGGCTTTGCCGTTGTGGCATCGGAAGTACGCAAACTGGCCGAACGCTCCGGAGCGGCTGCCTCGGAAATTAGTTCTCTCTCCATTGGCAGTGTAAAAATCGCACAGGAAGCTGGTGCAAAACTGCGCTCGGTCGTCCCCAACATACGGGAAACCGCAGGGCTGGTTCAAGAGATCACCGCTGCCAATAACGAACAGTATGCCGGTGCGGAACAGGTGAACAAGGCCATCCAGCAGCTGGATTCCGTCGTGCAAAGCAACGCGTCCGCCTCGGAAGAACTGGCAGCTTCATCCGTGCAACTCTCCGATCAGGCGCAAAATCTCAACGATGCCATCAGCTTCTTCTCACTTGGAGGGATAGCCCACACCCCCAATACCGCAATGGCCGCTTTGCCTCCAAGTGAAACCAGCTATGAACACGATGATGATTTCGATTAGCAACTCATTGAAATAGTGATAGTTACACTGCGAAAACTTGACAAAACCTATTTCCGACCTATTCTATAAGGTATAACCGGAACTGTTACCGGAGATAAGGAGGTTAACGCCATGACAGCTACCCCCTATACTACCTTGAAAAACAACTTTGAAAAAGCAATGCTCTGCACCGCCTTTGCAGAGGCTAATACGGATTGCCCGTGTCCCGAACAGAAAGAACATGAAGATACGAGCAGGAAGAACGAGAATACCGAAACCTTCAAGGACACATTAACCTGCATAGCCTACGCTGAGGCAGATACAGACTGCCCCATCGACACAAAGAAAAACTCCGTACAATAGCAGATAAACAACCGGACTAGAGAATACAAGCGGGAGCATACCATGTATGCTCCCGCTTTCATTTGAAAAAGTCTTCAACCACAGATTTTAAAGGCTGAAACTTACACCTATTGCTGGTACTGCTTCTTCCACTCGTCCAGAAACAACACAGCTGTTTCTACAGAGGAAAGCTGCCCGTTCTGCTGGCGGATGGCCCAGACAATATCCTGAAATGCCGCATCGGCAGGAATGCCCAACCGCTGCATGAGGGCAGCAAGCTCTTCGCGCAGTTCCGCGGGGATATCCGCCGGAAGGGCGGCAGATTCCTTGCGCGGAGCAGGCCAGCCCTCGCGGCGCGAGGCAATGAACTCCGTCAGGGTTCGCATACGCGCGGCATAGGTGTGATCGCGCAGCACGCGGGCCTTCGCTTTTTCCGCCACGGCAACCCGTGCGGATTCATCGCCAAGATAGGTCTGGATCTTGTCGAGCAGTTCCTCCATGGAACCAAAGGTGACAAGCTCGTCACTATCAAACAGGTCGCGCATGAGCGTGCGCCTGTCCACAAGCTGGAAGGCACCACAGGCGGCAAGCTCAAAGGTGCGCGGGTTGACGAAGTCTCCGCCGCTTACCAGTTCTCTGGCGTCCACGCTGGAATGCAGGTTCAGGTTGATCTTGGTGGCGTTGTAAATCTTCACACAATCTTCAGAAGAAATGCGTGCGCCCTTCATCTGCACATGGCGCTCAAGCAGAGGTTCACCATCCCATTCCGTTCCCCATATCTTGAAATCAAGATGTGTCAGCTGCCTGAAGGCAATGCGGCGGTTCGGATAGCCCGCCCCGAGAAAGGAGACATCCGAACCGTACTTGCGCTGCTCCGCCGAGCTCAGTTCCAGCTTCCTGTGCATGGAAGGCAGCGCCGCCATGGGCAGATACAGCGCATTCTCGACACCTATGTCGCGCAACTCGCTGAGGAACGGCTCATGCTGAATAACCGCAAAAAAGTCATAGAATGGTGCAAACCCGCGCCAGTAGGTAAAAAGCCGGTAGTCTTCCACAAACCACATGGCCGTGGCCACCCCGTCTTTACGCAGGCGCTTCAATGCCTGACGGTTCAGCGGAGCCTGCGCAAGACAGAGCACCAGATCGGGTTCAAAGGTCTCCACCTTGGCGAGCACGGCCTGTGAGACAACCTGCAGAAAGCTGTTTTCCAGATATTCGAGCCTGTCCGTGGTAACACGCAGGTCCTTCAATGCCGAAAAGGCGGAATGGAACGAGGGGGCTTCAAAAACCTCCACCGTGTGCCCCTGTTCTTTCAGCCCCTCAACGCAAAAACGTCCCACGGGCAGAGAACCACCATACAAGGGAAGCACAACCAGAACTCGCAGAGAATGTGCCAAGGCTGTCATTACGCTATCCTTTTTCTATAAATCACCGGCAAGCCCGGCGTTATCTTGCGGGAGCATCCAGTCGGATTCCTGAAACAGCAAAGCCGCCTGCGCGTTATCACCTATGGAAGCCAGCTCCATAAGCCCGAAGCGTTCGGCCACAAGGCCGCGCTGGTCCTTGCGCTGCGGCGAGGCATCGTCCTGTCCGAACACGGGCATATATGTCACGCCCACAGCGTCGAGCATACTCACCTGCCCTATCACATTGGCGGGATAATCGTCATCGAACTTGCCCGCCAGAATCTTCAGGAACTTCGGATCGGCAAACACATTCAGACACTGCGTGTTTATGGGACAGGGGCGTGATTCAAGACAGGGAGAACACG
This region of Desulfovibrio subterraneus genomic DNA includes:
- the hslU gene encoding ATP-dependent protease ATPase subunit HslU — translated: MSSLTPREIVSELDKYIIGQKDAKRMVAVAMRNRWRRQQIEPGLRDEIAPKNIIMMGPTGVGKTEIARRLAKLSGSPFVKVEATKFTEVGYVGRDVESMVRDLMELGIALIREEETERVRTKAEANAEESLLDLLLPGSRLSSPPMTSFDAPTPSPAPAGDSTRDKMRQMFRQGKLDDREVEMEVEMQSGPHLEVMTIPGMEEIGSQFKDVFSKAFPAKRKKRRMRVGDAFALLIEQEAARLIDPDKVAELARERVEQTGIIFIDEIDKIASSEHGGKSADISRDGVQRDLLPIVEGSVVNTKYGMVRTDHILFIGAGAFHYAKPSDLIPELQGRFPLRTELSALGKEEFLRILKEPRNALTIQYKALLATEGVSIDFTEDGLEEIAAFAEMTNQETENIGARRLYTIMERILAEISFEAPDRSGDSLVIDRDFVQQQLADVREDRDLSRYIL
- the argB gene encoding acetylglutamate kinase; translation: MDQHEKDKMKSRVLIESLPYMRQFHGETVVIKYGGHAMKDAELGRAFALNIVLLKYVGINPVIVHGGGPQIGRMLEALNIQSHFREGLRVTDDATMDVVEMVLVGKVNKEIVNMLNLAGCKAVGLSGKDGRLIRARKMEMVIENFKRTPEIIDLGKVGEVVGVETSLLRSLERDGYVPVIAPVGVDDEGVTYNINADAVAGAVAGALKAKRLLLLTDVAGILDKNKELLSSLTVRQVHGLFEQGVLQGGMIPKVKCCLEALEEGVEKAMIIDGRLENSVLLELFTDKGIGTQITHDA
- a CDS encoding methyl-accepting chemotaxis protein yields the protein MSIRFRLILPVCALFLIIVVMFGGTVYVTQDQAKDGLAINLGGRQRMLTQKIAKETLSFISADDKAAAEKQVRSSMQIFEVSLEALANGGSAPLTLDMAGPKGLLPAPPPDVHLQLVTGKELWTEYKGMIEAALKNDTKVARKIPAFSVQVLAAMNKAVVMLQAKAEANIRTLLIIQASCLSFAILAATAILITLKKRILAPLAQCLGAAKNVAGGNLDTHIHVPGNDELGTLGHALQTMIDQTSRVVASVQSSSLSLNTSMRELSRSSQTLSEGATEQAAAVEEISASVEEMTANIKQNAENTRKTEQMALQAAKDAEEGGEAVNKTEAAMKTISEKIVIVEEIARQTNLLALNAAIEAARAGEHGKGFAVVASEVRKLAERSGAAASEISSLSIGSVKIAQEAGAKLRSVVPNIRETAGLVQEITAANNEQYAGAEQVNKAIQQLDSVVQSNASASEELAASSVQLSDQAQNLNDAISFFSLGGIAHTPNTAMAALPPSETSYEHDDDFD
- a CDS encoding CgeB family protein, with the protein product MTALAHSLRVLVVLPLYGGSLPVGRFCVEGLKEQGHTVEVFEAPSFHSAFSALKDLRVTTDRLEYLENSFLQVVSQAVLAKVETFEPDLVLCLAQAPLNRQALKRLRKDGVATAMWFVEDYRLFTYWRGFAPFYDFFAVIQHEPFLSELRDIGVENALYLPMAALPSMHRKLELSSAEQRKYGSDVSFLGAGYPNRRIAFRQLTHLDFKIWGTEWDGEPLLERHVQMKGARISSEDCVKIYNATKINLNLHSSVDARELVSGGDFVNPRTFELAACGAFQLVDRRTLMRDLFDSDELVTFGSMEELLDKIQTYLGDESARVAVAEKAKARVLRDHTYAARMRTLTEFIASRREGWPAPRKESAALPADIPAELREELAALMQRLGIPADAAFQDIVWAIRQQNGQLSSVETAVLFLDEWKKQYQQ